The DNA region CTTGGGCTACGCGACCGGCGACTTCCACGCGCTGGTCGACGGCGAGCTGTTCTTGCCGGAGAGTTGGTCGGAGGACCGCCAGCGGTGTCGGGCCGCCGGCATTCCCGAGGACATGGTCTACCGCTCCAAGTGGAAGATCGCCCTGGAGCTTTGCGATCGGGCCGCGGCCCACGGCGTGATGTTCGACTGGCTGACGTTCGACGAAGGCTACGGCGGAAAGCCGCTGTTTTTGCAGGGCTTGGACGGTCGAAAGCAACGCTTCGTCGCCGAGGTCCCGACGACGTTCTCGTGTTGGACCGACCGGCCGCGCGTGACGGAGCGACCCTTTCGCCGCGGCGGTCGCGGCCGGCCCCGCAAGGTCCCGCGGTTGGTCGCCGCAGCGAGCGCCCCGCAGAGCGTGCAAGACCTCGCCGAGAACTGGCCCGAGCTGCGTGATCAAGCGTGGACCCGGTACTACGTGAAGGACGGCGAGAAGGGGCCGCTCGTGTGGGAGGCGAAGCACGCCCGCATCGTCATGAAGAACGACGACGGGTTGCCGGGGATCGAACTCCACCTGCTCGTCGCCCGCAACGCATTGAACCACGATGAGGTGAAGTATTTCATCAGCAACGCCCCGTCCGACACGACCATCGAGACGTTGTTGCTGGTTGCGTTCTCGCGGTGGCGCGTCGAACGGTGCTTCCGCGACCAGAAGCAGGAGATCGGACTCGATCAGTGGGAGGGCCGCTGTTACCTCGGTCTCAAACGCCATTTGATCCTGTCGTGCGTCAGCTACTTGTTCCTGGCCCGCTGTCGTGAACGGCTGCGGGGGAAAAAATCCGGAGGTCACGGTCTGCCAAGTCCACGCCGCCGTCGGCGCGCTGCTGCCGAGTTGGCAGCGTAACGGCCGGGCCTCGCCGACGCTCATCGAGCACACCGCCAACGTCATCCAGCACTGGCAACAACGCAACGCCGCCGCGCGGGCCTCCCACCGGAAGCGAACCCTGAAAAAACTGCGGAGAAACGGCATCATTCTCAAAGGCCTGATACGCTGCAGATGGACGTGACCTAGCGCTGTAGTGTTAGGCCAGAGAGAGTAAATTGAGATCGCCTGGGCGCAAGTTGTTTGTCGTAATCCTTCTGGGTTACCAGCTATTCGCTATTCTCAACGTGTATACGGATGGGTACTGCCTCCCCGCGACAAACGTGTATGCTCTGTGGGCGTTGTGTATGGCGGCGGCGCTGTGCGCTTTAGGCAGACGTTTCGGATGGGTCATGGCATTCTTGTCTGCTGGTTTGACTGCCAGCCTGTCGCTGATACCTACTCCGTCAAGTTTCTTCGGGCATGTTCTCATGTTCGTGGCATTCGGAGTCTTAGCGGGCATTGTTGTTGATTTCCTCACTTTTTCACCTGTAAGTTTGAGCCCTGACAACGCGAGGAAGGGAAGTGCAAAGCTCTCGCGATAGGGTGCTAGAAGCCGTCGAGAACCAGTAGCCGGGCGCCTCTCTTCCGCAGCTCGCCCCATGCAGCAACCGATCACCGGATACCACACCGACGACGACGGTCATTGGGTGGCCCAGCTCGCCTGCGGTCACAACCAACACGTACGCCACGACCCTCCGTGGCTGATCCGGGTGTGGGTCACCACCAGCAGCGGGCGCGAAGCGATGCTCGGACACCGGCTCGGATGCAAGAAGTGCGACGAGCACGCGGCCCCCGGCCCGCGCCCCTAACATTCGCAGCAGTGGCGCAGTAGCCGCGCGGGTCCGAGGGTCCGCCGAGGGGGCGCCGGCTTACGCCTGCGACCCCGGCCACCCGACCGGATCGTGCTTGACCCAATCCCCCCCGCCCCCTAACCTGCCGCCGCGTCTTCCGGGTCAGACGGGGCGAGGCGGCCATGCAAGCGATCCACGCGGTCACGATCGGCGTTTGCGCGTCGCTTGTCGGTTGTGTCTCGCTCAGCCCCCCGGGCGTGCGTTCGATCGACGACGCCATCGTCTACCAACCCGCGAAGCACTACGCAGAGGCGATTCATCCCGCCGACTTCGTGCCCGAGGATGCGTTCTTCGAGGCAGACGACGGCGTAGCGCTGCATGGCTGGTACTGCCCGGTCGCGTCGCCGGAATCGATCATCCTCTTCGCCCATGGCAACGCCGGGAATGTGGCCGACCGGTGGATGGTCGCCCGGCAGCTCAACCAGCACTGCAACGCCAGCGTGCTGTTGTTCGACTACCGGGGCTACGGCCGGAGCGAGGGGACGCCGTCAGAGCCCGGCCTGCTGCGCGACGCCCGGGCCGCCAGGGCGTGGTTGAGCCAACGCGCGGGCGTGCCGGCCAGCGACATCGTGCTCTACGGCCAGTCGCTGGGGGGCGGGGTGATGGTCGACTTAGCGGCGAACGACGGCGCACGGGCGCTGGTGCTTGAGAGCACGTTCACGTCGCTCCCAGACGTCGCTCACGACGCTCTGCCGCTGCTGCCCACGCGGCTGCTGATGCGCAACCGCTTCGACTCGCTCAAGAAGATCCAGCGGTTCCACGGGCCGACCTGGATCGCGCACGGCGACGCCGACAGGGTGATCGACATCGAGCACGGCAGAAAGCTGTACGCCGCCGCGAACGAGCCCAAGCAGTTCGTTGCGGTTCCAGGACAGGGCCACAACTGGGTCCCCAACGGCATGCACCTCGCGCAGTTGCGAAGGTTCCTGGAATCCGCCGGCAAGGCGGCCGGAGACCCGCTCGGCGAGATCGACGCATCGGCGGCCACTTCCAAGTCGGGCTGGTCGCCCCATCCGCCAAGCCCATCAACCTAGAAGGCGCCCAAGGCGCCTAGCGCCCCGCTAGTTCGGCCGCTCCAAGTGCTCCAGCCCCTTGTCGCCGGTCTCCGCGATCCAGCCATCGACCAGCCCCCTCAGCTCTTCGAGCGTCGGGCGGTGCTCCGCGGACTCCGCTAGGTTGTTCAGCTCGAACGGGTCTTCCACAATGTCGTACAGCTCCTCGGCCGGCTTGGTCTGGGCCACGATCGTCTGTTGAGCGCTGGTGAGCTTCCCCTCCGCCGCGAGCCGCTCGATGACCGGCAGCATCGGGCGGTTCTCTCGCACGTACTCGCACTCGCGGTAGCCGTTTTCGGGGTTGTAGTTGCGGATGTACTTGTAGCGGTCGGTGCGCACGCAGCGGATGTGATCCATCACCTCGTCGATCAGGTCGCGCGCCGCGAACACGTGGTCCCGGGACTGTGCGTTGGGGCCCAGGATCGGCCGGCCGTCGAGCCAATCGGGGAGCCCGTCGGCCCCCCCGTCCGCACCCCCCACGCCGGCGATCTCCAGCACGGTCGCCGAGACGTCGATCATGCTCACCAGGCTCGTCTCGACCGAACCGGGCGCCACGTGGCCCGGCCAGCGGATCACCAGCGGCACGCGGATCCCCGGGTCGTACAGCCAACACTTGCCGCGCAGGTGGCAGCGGCCGTTGTCGCCGATGAAGATCACGACCGTGTTGTCCGCGATCCCCTCGCGGTCGAGCCGCGCGACCACCTGGCCCACCTGGGCGTCCATCGCCTCGATCGCGTCGAGGTACATCGCCCAGTCCAACCGGCACGCGGGGTCGTCCGGGAAGTAGGGGGGGAGCTCGACCTTGGCGGGGTCGACCGGGTGAGGCGAACGCCGCCGCACGTCGGTCCAGCCCCGGCCCGGGTTGCGGTGGGTGCCGTACAGCGTGATCTGCGCAAAGAAGGGCTGACCGGGCCGGCGGGCCTGCCAGTCGGGGCCGTCGAACAGCGGGTCGGCCTCGAAGTTCAGGTCGGTCTTGTCGGAGTAGCCGCAGCCCAGGGCGGTGTAGTAGCCCGCTTCGCGCAGCAGCCGCGTGATCGGCACGACGCCGGCCGGCAGCGTCACGCCGCTGCGCCGCTGGTCCTGCGTGCCGGTGCGGGTCTGGTAGACGCCTGTCATCATCGCGTTGCGCGAAGGGGTGCAGGAGGGGGCGGTGCAGAAGGCGTTGGTGTAGC from Pirellulimonas nuda includes:
- a CDS encoding IS701 family transposase — its product is MDADEIRRLKPELTSYLHEFDACFSRRDTRAHLPTYVEGQLSELPAKSCEPMALAAGVAPRTLQEFLAQHRWDEDAVRRRLQEIVLRDHAGPHSIGLIDETSDVKKGDKTPGVQRQYCGCVGKQENGIVTVHLGYATGDFHALVDGELFLPESWSEDRQRCRAAGIPEDMVYRSKWKIALELCDRAAAHGVMFDWLTFDEGYGGKPLFLQGLDGRKQRFVAEVPTTFSCWTDRPRVTERPFRRGGRGRPRKVPRLVAAASAPQSVQDLAENWPELRDQAWTRYYVKDGEKGPLVWEAKHARIVMKNDDGLPGIELHLLVARNALNHDEVKYFISNAPSDTTIETLLLVAFSRWRVERCFRDQKQEIGLDQWEGRCYLGLKRHLILSCVSYLFLARCRERLRGKKSGGHGLPSPRRRRRAAAELAA
- a CDS encoding DUF3565 domain-containing protein encodes the protein MQQPITGYHTDDDGHWVAQLACGHNQHVRHDPPWLIRVWVTTSSGREAMLGHRLGCKKCDEHAAPGPRP
- a CDS encoding alpha/beta hydrolase; translation: MQAIHAVTIGVCASLVGCVSLSPPGVRSIDDAIVYQPAKHYAEAIHPADFVPEDAFFEADDGVALHGWYCPVASPESIILFAHGNAGNVADRWMVARQLNQHCNASVLLFDYRGYGRSEGTPSEPGLLRDARAARAWLSQRAGVPASDIVLYGQSLGGGVMVDLAANDGARALVLESTFTSLPDVAHDALPLLPTRLLMRNRFDSLKKIQRFHGPTWIAHGDADRVIDIEHGRKLYAAANEPKQFVAVPGQGHNWVPNGMHLAQLRRFLESAGKAAGDPLGEIDASAATSKSGWSPHPPSPST
- a CDS encoding sulfatase family protein is translated as MKHAPSNALARLLASTLVASSLLVGLLAPAVLAAGARSNIVWIMAEDISTELACYGEPAVQTPHLDALASQGARYTNAFCTAPSCTPSRNAMMTGVYQTRTGTQDQRRSGVTLPAGVVPITRLLREAGYYTALGCGYSDKTDLNFEADPLFDGPDWQARRPGQPFFAQITLYGTHRNPGRGWTDVRRRSPHPVDPAKVELPPYFPDDPACRLDWAMYLDAIEAMDAQVGQVVARLDREGIADNTVVIFIGDNGRCHLRGKCWLYDPGIRVPLVIRWPGHVAPGSVETSLVSMIDVSATVLEIAGVGGADGGADGLPDWLDGRPILGPNAQSRDHVFAARDLIDEVMDHIRCVRTDRYKYIRNYNPENGYRECEYVRENRPMLPVIERLAAEGKLTSAQQTIVAQTKPAEELYDIVEDPFELNNLAESAEHRPTLEELRGLVDGWIAETGDKGLEHLERPN